CCCAGAAACAAGGGCCAACCTGGAGTTGAGTCATGATAACAGGTCGCAGGGAAGAATGCCCGGACGAGCTGCGTACAATTCGTTCATCGTAAAGGTCGGCCTGACAAACGATAATCTTGCGACTTTGCCGTTGCAAGGGATGGACCTTAAACCGGACGACCTCGCGCCCACGGTGTTTGATCACTTCGATATCAAACGCGTGAAGGGTTGAGGTCCGGGCTCCGGTGTCGATTTTCGCCTTGATACGGTCGATGCCAAGAGCTGGCATACATACCCACTCCCGCCAGCCGACGACAAGGAGATTTGGAAACGTTTTGCTGTGTGGCAGCAGCCCTGCATGCTGTTCGAGCATGGCTTGTCTTATCCTCTCGTCACGACGATAGGTTCGGTATAGTATGGACCCCACTTTGGAAAGTCCGCAGCTTTGTCCCAATACCTTCAGTATCCCGAAATGCGTAATTTATGCAACCCGGGGAAAAATTTTGAAGGGGGACGTTGACAGTGCCGGTATTCATCTTAACTTATGAGCTGAATTAGAGAACATTCGGGCTCCGTTTTTTTCTGGGAGG
This Oligoflexus sp. DNA region includes the following protein-coding sequences:
- a CDS encoding ATP-dependent zinc protease, with translation MLEQHAGLLPHSKTFPNLLVVGWREWVCMPALGIDRIKAKIDTGARTSTLHAFDIEVIKHRGREVVRFKVHPLQRQSRKIIVCQADLYDERIVRSSSGHSSLRPVIMTQLQVGPCFWDIELTLTNRDKMGFRMLIGRQAIRKHLLVHPGKSFILGTRKRKEG